The sequence TATTATTGTTGCCCAATTAGTATACTAACATTCCACGTAATATCATATGATATAGTCTACATCAATCATGATCAGAAGATACAGAACAATTGATCTCACTTTAAACAGATGTTGACACGCATATCTTCTTAATTTTCACAACTTTCATGTATGTATGGTTCATAAAGAATTAACTTTCCACGTAATACTTTATGCACACTACTATTAAGAATATGGCAAAGAAAAGGATTAGATATGCATCACGTCAGTTTCATAAGTATCTGAACAAAAAAGTTTACGTGAAAAATGCATGGGAGAGAGATGAtgtaagaaaaaatagaaacacaTCCCAAACATATAACTCCAAAAAGTATACAATTGTCTATCAATCAAATCTACCTTTGGTAGATTTTCTGTCTCTGTCCCAAAATTTTCTTAGTAAATGTCTTAAAACATGTACAATTCACCAAACCGATCAAACTTTCCACTGTAACATTATGAACCAAGAAAATAGAGCCAATGGTTCCTAACATGCAGTATTAGAGTTGAATTACAATCAGATGTAATTTAcagtaaaaattatatggtacaAACTAGTGAAGATCAAATTCAAAGATATTGATAGTATCAAGAGGACTATTCTTACAAACAGCTTGTAAGAGTGTAAAAGCAGGTACCATTTGTTTCCATCAGCTTGAGGGTTTAGAGATCGCTCCTGCAGCAAACAGCAGGTTTCTCCGAGAAAACTGCACCACCAATGTAAACACATACACAAGAAGAGTAAAGGAGTTTTAGCATATGTCTGATCACCGAGCGTTGTAATGATAGGAAGATATAGTGACACGGATCAATCCTCAAACTTTGGTTCTAATCAAGTTTTAGTATCTTTATTCACAAGCACACGATGATAGACGTAGCAGATAATCTAGTAAAGAGAGTATTAACTTACTCGGAGAGCGTGAACTGGTGTGGACTTGGTGGGGAAAGTTCTGAGTGATCGCAGTCTGTTTGAGTTCCCATTTCTGATCAAACAACAAATGATCAAATCGTTtttaacaaaacatattaataCTAATCAGAGAACAACAATACAGCTTTCGAAGGAGTAAACTCACTTTTCTTCGGCCTTTGTCAATTTGGTACTTGAGGAGACGTCCCACAGTTTCACTGTGCAGTCCGCAGATCCAGAAGCCAGAAGAGAGCCCTCGCCGCTGTAACAgttaaaaaagagaaaacagGTTAGTAGTAACAAGAACTCACTGTAATCGaattataaaaaagaaacttaTTTTCTTCTTATCTTCCTGGCTCACCTGTAAGAGAGAGTCCAGACACATGAGTTATGTCCCATGAGAGGTGTGATGCAGCGAGCTGTTGAGAGGTCCCACATCATTATGGTTCCATCTTCATCACCAGAGGCCATATATCTCCCATCTGGTGACATCGCCAATGATAAAACCATACTCCTGTGTCCAATGAATATCCTGACACATTCCCCTGTTTGTACATCCCAGAGTCTCACCGTCTTATCACTCGAACCGGTTGCAATGTAGTTACAATTAGGATGCCACTGTACACACTGAAATCAAAATGCAAATGATACACTGAAAGGCCCATCAATAACAGTTATTCAAATGACAACTAAAGTCACTGTATCAAGTTATGGAAAGTCAATCCAAATAGTCAAATAATCCAATATAGCTTGCTTATGACTTCAACTCGATTAGATAACAATCTCTAGATCAACGATAAACTGGACTAGTGTTCTAAAGATCGGTTTACACGGCAAATCAGACCTAaacgaaacaatttttttagaaaaaaaatggatCTAGCCACTCAAAAATTCCAAACGACTAACTAGCGCCTAGCGGTTTCTTGATCATTGAACTGGACCATTTATGAAGTATGATCGCCAGGGTCAAATTAACACAAAAGGTGGTTAGTAATGTGAGTCAATAAACAATTGAAGTGTTAGCTAAGAATTTGTAAACTGTGACTCGGTAAATTAATAGCTTCAACTGCATACCAATTACCAAAACGATCAAGATAACTATGCATGCATGAATTAGCTACTCAAACGGTCGCTAAATTTAGCCTCTGGAAATTAAAATGAAGGAGAGAGACACTCACATCAACATCAGAGAGATGCCCTGCCATCATCCGCAGAGGTTGCATTCTATCCATTGACCAAATCCGCGCAGTACGATCATGAGAACAGCTTGCAAAGTAATGCCCAAAAGGACTAAACTGCACCATGAAACGAATCTATATAAATGTCTGTACATCATAACTTCCAATTTATGTAAGACGAACAGTTCTACCTGGGCATCCCATACAGTGTGATTATGACCCTTGTAACACACAAGATTGGCATTTAATTTTGTGCTCCACAGCCTTACTGCACTTACGAATACAAAGGTTGGTAACaagaaaaaatcaaattgaGCGAGTATATGGATATCATGTAGAGGGATGCACAGATACATACTTGTTGTATCTGCTGAAGAAGATAAAACATAATCTCCTGGAGGACTGAAAGTGGCCGAGTAAACTGGCCCCGAGTGTCCCACTAATAATGTATAATTTCTTCTGCCATTTAGTCCAACGGTTTGATTATTTTCATCCTGCAACCCACCTGGAACCAGACAGCTTAGAGTCTATCTCATGGaaacataaatgtatttatGAATTTGTTTCATGAGAAAACATACAACTGCCAGCTTGTCCTATCTTCGCCATGTCCCAGACCTGAAGCACCATAACTGTCCCTTAGACGTTTTGGAGAGTAAGataagaagaaaaggaaaaatatacCTTTATTGATGAATCTGAGAACCCACCAGCAACCAGAGATCCATCATGAGATATAGATGAACTGTTTAACCTGGGGGGACGATAGATGAGTGAGCAACACGTTGCAATTAAGTAATAGAACATTGGGAGGAGACGAGGACATTACCCGTTATGAGTATTAACAAATGTATAAAAGCTGACAGATGGCATTGCGACGCTACTCAACTGCACACGGTTTCTCAGGTCTTCAAGGATCGATTCCTCTACATCCGTAGACCTGACATAGAAAAAACTTAATCTAAGTTACAGGAGGTTAAGTCTTTGACAGATACTTTATGTATTCTCCTTTAATCAATCATACATCATCCATAGCCTAGATACTGTCTGTACATTACTCTTTAATGAAATCATCCTTAGTCTAACACAAAAACGAGTAAGGGATTCGAAAGTACATTACTGGCATGGCAAGTTCCGGTTTCACACGTGGCATCGACGACAACACCGTGCTGGTCTCCTGACGTGCAACTTTTGTTGTTGCAGTTCCTGCTTTGTCCTTCTTTAACTTCTTTATGGAAGAGCCTTGCTTTCCAATTTCGGCGGATCTTTTCTGAACACAAAATCAATCGACGAGTGAATTCTTGGTTCTTAATTTTACAAATTACTGATCTAAGTTGAAGCTACTTATCACCTTACTATCATCCATATCCCCAGCTTTACTTTCTCCTTGTCCCTTCTCAGAATCAGACAGTAGACCTCCCGTCTTCTCCAGGCGATCTTCCAGCGAGTCCTCAAGCAACTATGAAAGAAGTATGTAGCTAATGTCAAAAGGTAACCTTCCAGAAAAAGAGTGAAAGACGCTAAAGGAAAAAAACGTACTCCCCagtgtatttctttttgattGACGTGATCAGCTGTCTCATGAAAACTCCCAACAATGGTGACAGCCTCTATGTCATCAGATGCGGAGTTAGGCTGTCCTGAGTAGACTGCAACAAATGAACCAGGATTAACAACAGTGGATCCAGTCTTACACTAAAAATCTGTAACATGCTATTGCTTATATATATGGGAATTGGGAAAGCAACACACCTTGGAAATTGATGTGCTCGTTGATAATACCAAGCATTAGAGTAGACTCTGTTCTATGTAGGTACTGAAGCAATAAATCATACGAATACTGCAACATTCAGCAAACGTATTAGAAGTCTGCAGACCAGAAACATTGAAGCATTTGTCATTTTTCACACAAGTTTACCTGACAAATTTTGATGTTGATCTTGCTTTGTCTAAGAGAACGAGCAAATTCCATCTCCTGATAGAAACCAAGGTCATAAGACagttgataaaaagaaaaaaaagtccATTATCAACATTATACCACCATATAATACAGCTTAAAACCTGTAGATGAGATGGAGCAAGAACGCCTCCCAGCTTCTGAAGATCCCGTAGATGTACCATTTCATGATCTTTGCGGAAGCTGTTAAAGAAGGATCTCGCTGGAATACAAGTAAACTATTCCTAAGCTTAAGAAATATACTCAGGA is a genomic window of Brassica napus cultivar Da-Ae chromosome A2, Da-Ae, whole genome shotgun sequence containing:
- the LOC106404002 gene encoding transcription initiation factor TFIID subunit 5-like translates to MDPEQVDEFVMGYLKKKGFNSAAKHLQESLHNNNGSTFSSIDYHNDPELNKLIRSFSQSENDPSRYREGYSKLRSWGYNSLDLYKHELVRVMYPVFIHCYMDLVGKGHTQEARSFFNSFRKDHEMVHLRDLQKLGGVLAPSHLQEMEFARSLRQSKINIKICQYSYDLLLQYLHRTESTLMLGIINEHINFQVYSGQPNSASDDIEAVTIVGSFHETADHVNQKEIHWGLLEDSLEDRLEKTGGLLSDSEKGQGESKAGDMDDSKKRSAEIGKQGSSIKKLKKDKAGTATTKVARQETSTVLSSMPRVKPELAMPVMSTDVEESILEDLRNRVQLSSVAMPSVSFYTFVNTHNGLNSSSISHDGSLVAGGFSDSSIKVWDMAKIGQAGSCGLQDENNQTVGLNGRRNYTLLVGHSGPVYSATFSPPGDYVLSSSADTTIRLWSTKLNANLVCYKGHNHTVWDAQFSPFGHYFASCSHDRTARIWSMDRMQPLRMMAGHLSDVDCVQWHPNCNYIATGSSDKTVRLWDVQTGECVRIFIGHRSMVLSLAMSPDGRYMASGDEDGTIMMWDLSTARCITPLMGHNSCVWTLSYSGEGSLLASGSADCTVKLWDVSSSTKLTKAEEKNGNSNRLRSLRTFPTKSTPVHALRFSRRNLLFAAGAISKPSS